A genomic segment from Schistocerca piceifrons isolate TAMUIC-IGC-003096 chromosome 4, iqSchPice1.1, whole genome shotgun sequence encodes:
- the LOC124795783 gene encoding uncharacterized protein LOC124795783, with product MILVVQTFANCQVKINGTRQCPSLAGGDEALDAYRRWQQDNVQAARAFGTAHDEELAIHVRKKTDAKEIWDILTSVYAQSSLNRLCTLLDCFFETSKDDITPTTKYMSLIAIIFHDLCSELNTINSNATLPLSLFHHRIFKTLGPEYQFYRSTWYNVSEPEETTKLLTENFRSIQNSLATQAAGAFYAKSKSNEQHKKQKNFVTEEIRSKKKESHTYLYSKKAGHIITNCPKRMAAGKAKVTANNNNKSSSSLKVSNKLNTFRATSLLFHANSDSLDSWISDLSMTHHISPNKRNFATFQKFLISQWTPALLENFWYVPDVKHQLFSVREATQRGYNVTYDNKDVIIRLHIFTKAVLRTVERPDTTSFCDWRVLDKSHRKPFSHQRHRPRTVSELIKSDVNGPMSVDSINGFRYYVIFKDDYSRFVQIYFMRKECDAIGHKVKVFRSDGGGESNCNVVAALLRDRGTEFCHTCPDTPEQNGVAEQTNRDVLELAGSVLTFSKLPKSFWAYACDTPVFLLCRTRKSCVEGKTPFEFWTGKVFKGFNYLRIFGSKCYVYLPKKFRFKFDDKVITGHFADYANDKDAKFSDYESGYQPHFSQEANALVCLTKAIHEELTPTNFNEAMESSNSNEWFDVMKEEMKAFEENDIWDLVELPKGKRVIDK from the exons ATGATATTGGTCGTACAAACATTTGCAAATTGTCAAGTGAAGATCA ATGGTACACGTCAGTGTCCGTCATTAGCGGGAGGTGACGAAGCGTTGGACGCATATCGGCGCTGGCAACAGGACAATGTTCAGGCAGCCCGTGCCTTTGGAACGGCGCATGATGAGGAACTTGCTATTCATGTAAGAAAGAAGACTGACGCAAAAGAAATTTGGGATATCCTTACGTCAGTTTATGCACAATCTTCATTGAACCGATTATGTACGTTGTTGGATTGTTTCTTTGAAACGTCAAAAGATGACATCACGCCTACAACAAAATACATGTCGCTAATTGCGATCATTTTCCATGACTTGTGCAGCGAACTGAACACAATTAATTCAAATGCAACTTTGCCCCTTTCGCTATTTCACCATCGTATTTTCAAAACATTAGGACCCGAATATCAGTTTTACAGGTCGACCTGGTATAATGTTTCTGAGCCTGAGGAGACGACAAAGCTTCTTACTGAGAATTTTCGATCGATTCAGAATTCGCTAGCTACTCAGGCAGCTGGTGCTTTCTATGCAAAATCAAAATCGAATGAGCAACATAAAAAACAGAAGAATTTTGTAACAGAAGAGATCAGGtcaaagaagaaagaaagtcataCGTATCTGTATTCCAAGAAAGCTGGACATATTATCACAAACTGCCCAAAGCGCATGGCCGCCGGAAAAGCAAAAGTGACagccaacaacaacaataaatcgaGTTCCAGTTTAAAAGTGAGCAACAAACTAAATACATTTCGAGCCACTAGCTTGTTGTTTCACGCTAATTCTGATAGTTTAGATTCTTGGATTTCGGACCTCAGCATGACACATCATATATCACCAAATAAACGCAATTTCGCTACATTCCAAAAGTTTCtgatttcaca GTGGACACCTGCTCTGCTTGAAAATTTCTGgtatgtacctgatgtcaaacaCCAGCTCTTCTCTGTCCGTGAGGCTACACAGCGTGGATATAATGTGACTTATGATAACAAAGATGTTATCATTCGGCTAcatat ATTCACAA aagctgtcctgcgaaccgtAGAGCGCCCTGATACCACATCTTTTTGTGATTGGCGTGTTCTTGACAAATCCCACCGAAAACCATTTAGCCATCAAAGACATCGTCCACGAACTGTCAGTGAGTTGATCAAATCAGACGTTAATGGGCCCATGTCTGTTGACTCTATAAATGGTTTTCGTTACTATGTGATTTTCAAAGATGATTATTCTCGTTTCGTTCAGATATATTTCATGCGAAAGGAGTGTGATGCTATTGGTCATAAGGTAAAAGTATTTCGATCTGACGGTGGAGGAGAATCTAATTGTAACGTGGTAGCTGCTCTTCTACGAGACCGTGGTACTGAGTTTTGTCATACGTGTCCAGACACTCCTGAGCAAAATGGTGTTGCTGAACAAACAAATCGAGATGTACTTGAATTAGCTGGCTCAGTATTAACGTTTAGCaagttacctaaatcattttgggcTTATGCATGTGACACACCCGTTTTTCTACTCTGTCGTACTAGGAAGTCATGTGTTGAAGGTAAAACACCTTTCGAATTTTGGACTGGCAAAGTGTTTAAGGGTTTTAACTATCTACGAATTTTTGGATCAAAATGCTATGTTTATTTACCAAAGAAATTTCGTTTTAAGTTCGATGACAAGGTTATAACTGGCCATTTCGCTGACTACGCGAATGACAAAGATG CAAAATTTAGTGACTACGAATCAGGATACCAGCCCCACTTCTCTCAAGAAGCAAATGCATTAGTTTGCCTGACAAAAGCAATCCATGAAGAGCTTACACCAACAAACTTCAACGAAGCTATGGAAAGTAGTAATTCCAATGAATGGTTTGATGTGATGAAAGAGGAAATGAAGGCATTTGAAGAAAATGATATCTGGGACTTGGTAGAACTGCCTAAAGGAAAACGTGTTATCGATAAGTGA